The sequence AGCGCACCGAGGCCGTCAGCGCACCGAGGCTCGCGTGCTGTCATGGACCCGCAACTGGGTCAGCGCGATCCGGGTCAGCGGTACGTCGACGCCCAGGGACTCAGCCGCGGCGACGTATTGGCCGATCAGGTGTTCCCCCTCGTGGGGTGCACCGGCCATCACGTCACGGTACAGCGACGAGGTGAAGACCGAGCCCTCTTCGGTGAACATCTCAAGGCTCGCCGCGTGCGCGCCCGCCGACACCCTGTACCCCGCCGCTTCCGCCACCTGCTCGGTCTCCTCGATGACATCCTGGATGAACTCCTTGCCGCCCGGAACCGCGATGATGTTTCCGATGGCGCCGCGCATCGTCAGCGTGATGACGCCGCCGGCGGTGATAAAGGCCCACTTGTGCCACATGGAGGCCAGGATGTTGTCCGAGATGGTCCTGCTGAAGCCGGGGACAGCCATGGCCTCCCCGATCTCCTCGATGCGTCGGGTCGGCCTCCGGTCCTGGGCGCCGAACGTCATCGAG is a genomic window of Arthrobacter sp. Marseille-P9274 containing:
- a CDS encoding ketopantoate reductase family protein; this translates as MEGTAMKILIVGAGATGGYFGTRLAQAGRDITFLVRPRRAEQLRDGLRVRGPGYDETVPVRTVTAQELDGPYDLVLLMVKAWSLETALNDLAPAVGPGTTILPLLNGLAHLQTLNDRFGSEAVLGGIVRVVCTVPQDGSVLQMKPHASMTFGAQDRRPTRRIEEIGEAMAVPGFSRTISDNILASMWHKWAFITAGGVITLTMRGAIGNIIAVPGGKEFIQDVIEETEQVAEAAGYRVSAGAHAASLEMFTEEGSVFTSSLYRDVMAGAPHEGEHLIGQYVAAAESLGVDVPLTRIALTQLRVHDSTRASVR